From one Basilea psittacipulmonis DSM 24701 genomic stretch:
- the argA gene encoding amino-acid N-acetyltransferase: MTNHYPIQPSTDHETFSAADAPISSPAQFVRWFREVAPHIHNIRGKTFVIGFGGDLIKAGRLHALVNDLSLLNSLGVRLVLVHGSRPQSNEQMEIKGLTPIFNKKPHPIDEQAFECAKEAAGEIRLDIEAAFSRGLPNTPMSNSHILVVSGNFITAKPQGIIDGIDYQYMGVVRKVDVEAINRALGPNSIVLLSPIGFSPTGDAFNVGMEEVATSVAKAIKADRLVFLTPPNILLRDEQNEIITEIPRPEAEKLLNDITDEEAKIFLKYASDAVKNGVKRAHFIPFEIDGGLLLEHFTHDGVGTMVVEDKLDDLRPAAFKDIGAILQLIEPLEANGTLVPRGRSVIERDLKYFTVLEHDGVVYGCVSLIPYPESDMAEMACLIINPEWQGHGEGELLLHHIEHKARALGIKKLFVLTTQTSHWFVKRGFVKGTISDLPKPKQAVYNHSRNSLIFIKQLMKEIS; encoded by the coding sequence ATGACCAATCATTACCCTATTCAACCATCTACTGATCATGAAACCTTTTCTGCTGCGGATGCCCCCATATCATCACCGGCACAGTTCGTTCGTTGGTTTCGAGAGGTAGCACCGCATATTCACAACATTCGAGGAAAAACTTTTGTCATTGGTTTTGGAGGCGATCTCATCAAAGCAGGACGACTTCATGCTTTGGTCAACGACTTATCGCTACTGAATTCATTAGGGGTTAGATTGGTGTTAGTTCATGGCTCTAGACCTCAATCAAATGAACAAATGGAGATCAAAGGGTTAACGCCCATTTTTAATAAAAAACCTCACCCCATTGATGAACAGGCGTTTGAGTGTGCCAAAGAAGCAGCAGGCGAAATCCGCTTAGATATTGAAGCCGCCTTTAGTCGCGGATTACCCAATACACCTATGTCAAACTCTCATATTTTGGTGGTTTCAGGTAATTTTATTACTGCTAAACCTCAAGGTATTATCGATGGCATTGATTACCAATACATGGGCGTTGTTCGCAAAGTAGATGTCGAAGCCATCAACCGTGCATTAGGCCCTAATTCTATTGTCTTACTGTCACCTATTGGATTTTCGCCTACAGGTGATGCGTTCAATGTCGGTATGGAAGAAGTTGCCACTTCAGTCGCTAAAGCCATAAAAGCCGATCGTTTGGTCTTTTTAACACCTCCAAATATTTTATTAAGAGACGAGCAAAACGAGATTATTACCGAAATTCCTCGACCTGAAGCAGAAAAATTACTGAATGACATCACCGATGAAGAAGCAAAAATCTTTTTGAAATACGCTTCTGATGCCGTTAAAAATGGCGTAAAACGGGCCCACTTCATTCCTTTTGAAATCGATGGCGGATTGCTATTGGAGCATTTTACGCATGATGGTGTTGGAACCATGGTAGTCGAGGACAAATTAGATGATTTGCGTCCTGCAGCGTTTAAAGATATTGGTGCCATTCTTCAACTTATCGAACCTTTAGAAGCAAATGGTACGCTTGTTCCCAGAGGCAGAAGCGTCATTGAACGAGACCTCAAATACTTCACCGTGCTAGAACATGATGGCGTGGTATATGGATGCGTTTCTTTAATTCCTTACCCAGAATCCGATATGGCTGAAATGGCCTGTTTGATTATCAATCCAGAATGGCAAGGGCATGGTGAGGGCGAATTACTATTACATCATATTGAACATAAAGCTAGGGCACTCGGTATCAAAAAACTATTTGTGCTAACGACCCAAACATCACATTGGTTTGTTAAACGCGGATTTGTCAAAGGCACTATTTCTGATTTGCCAAAGCCCAAACAAGCTGTGTACAATCACTCTCGAAACAGTCTAATTTTTATTAAACAACTTATGAAGGAAATATCATGA
- a CDS encoding oxidative damage protection protein, giving the protein MTRMVHCVKLKKEAEGLAAPPYPGEIGVRIWREISKEAWMQWIQVQTRLVNENRLNLADSRARKYLLQQMENYLFGGAEVEAQGYVPPSQ; this is encoded by the coding sequence ATGACAAGAATGGTTCACTGCGTAAAACTCAAAAAAGAAGCTGAAGGACTAGCTGCTCCACCCTATCCTGGTGAAATTGGTGTTCGCATTTGGCGTGAAATTTCAAAAGAAGCGTGGATGCAATGGATACAGGTCCAAACGCGTTTAGTTAACGAAAATCGTCTTAATCTTGCTGATTCCCGTGCCAGAAAATATTTATTACAACAAATGGAAAACTATCTATTTGGTGGTGCGGAGGTAGAAGCACAAGGTTACGTTCCCCCTTCTCAGTAA
- the phoU gene encoding phosphate signaling complex protein PhoU, with the protein MPMVHYNSRFDNELSKIYSQFLEMGGLVEAMINGILESLSTKDDSVIEQIYDLEERVNNMEVEIDNAIIQLFALFQPTAVDLRGVIMVSKMNTDLERMGDEAYKIAKMIAQLHEKRVELSSEVDIEHMASMVKNMLRQVLDAFARRDPIAAAEVLRSDKSVDKEWKGIMRELITYMIEDPRNISASIDMIFIGRSFERIGDHCTNMAEGIIYIVQGSDVRHKKVKKAEKVARREAPGTKSGLTEEEENVPESLF; encoded by the coding sequence ATGCCCATGGTACATTACAATTCTCGTTTTGATAATGAATTATCAAAAATTTATTCCCAGTTTTTAGAAATGGGAGGGTTGGTTGAGGCCATGATTAATGGCATCTTGGAATCCCTAAGTACAAAAGATGATAGTGTTATTGAACAGATTTATGATCTAGAAGAACGTGTCAATAACATGGAAGTTGAAATTGATAACGCCATCATTCAGTTATTTGCTTTGTTTCAACCTACTGCCGTTGATCTTCGTGGGGTGATCATGGTCTCCAAAATGAATACGGATCTAGAACGTATGGGAGATGAGGCATATAAGATTGCAAAAATGATTGCCCAGCTACATGAAAAACGTGTGGAACTGTCATCAGAAGTGGATATTGAGCATATGGCGAGTATGGTTAAGAATATGCTCAGACAGGTATTAGATGCTTTTGCAAGAAGAGATCCGATTGCCGCTGCTGAAGTGCTAAGAAGCGATAAATCAGTGGATAAAGAATGGAAAGGGATTATGCGAGAGCTGATTACCTATATGATTGAAGATCCTCGAAATATCTCTGCAAGTATCGATATGATTTTTATTGGACGTTCTTTTGAGCGTATTGGAGATCATTGTACGAATATGGCAGAGGGTATTATTTACATCGTTCAGGGATCGGATGTTCGTCACAAAAAGGTTAAAAAAGCAGAAAAAGTCGCTCGTCGTGAAGCTCCGGGGACTAAATCAGGTTTAACAGAAGAGGAAGAAAACGTTCCCGAAAGTCTGTTTTAA
- the rpiA gene encoding ribose-5-phosphate isomerase RpiA — protein sequence MLTQDQLKQAVAKQALSHIRQHLIQDAIIGIGTGSTADFFIDALAEHRHAFRGAVASSERSAKRLAMHGIRVFDLNEVDELAVYVDGADEINAKLEMIKGGGGALTREKIVASASHHFVCIVDESKVVDNLGAFPLPIEVLAISKEVVSRQLYQLGATEVIERKDFLTDNGHPILDVKGLKIEDAARLEAQINDIPGVVTCGLFAIRPATVALVGTQEGVKIIGQTADPRYA from the coding sequence ATGTTAACTCAAGATCAATTAAAACAAGCTGTCGCTAAACAAGCGTTATCGCATATTCGTCAGCACTTGATTCAAGATGCGATTATTGGAATAGGAACAGGTTCTACGGCTGATTTCTTTATTGATGCCTTGGCTGAACATCGTCATGCTTTTCGTGGGGCGGTAGCTAGTTCGGAGCGTAGTGCAAAACGTTTAGCCATGCATGGTATCCGTGTCTTTGATTTGAACGAAGTAGATGAGCTTGCAGTTTATGTCGATGGTGCCGATGAGATTAATGCAAAACTTGAAATGATAAAAGGTGGCGGAGGTGCTTTGACAAGAGAAAAAATTGTCGCCAGTGCCTCACATCATTTTGTGTGTATCGTAGATGAATCTAAAGTTGTCGATAATTTAGGAGCCTTTCCTTTGCCTATTGAGGTATTAGCGATTTCAAAAGAAGTGGTGTCGCGTCAGTTATACCAATTAGGTGCGACTGAAGTGATCGAACGAAAAGACTTTCTAACGGATAATGGTCATCCCATACTCGATGTTAAAGGTTTAAAAATTGAAGATGCTGCTCGTTTAGAAGCACAGATTAATGATATTCCGGGTGTGGTCACTTGCGGTCTTTTTGCGATACGTCCAGCAACAGTGGCTTTGGTAGGGACTCAAGAAGGTGTAAAAATTATCGGTCAGACAGCTGATCCTAGATATGCGTAA
- a CDS encoding ABC transporter permease subunit: MAKKKYYASHRDNRFLKYCFLGFGYFFLYVPIISLIVFSFNESAIGSTWTGFSLRWYEKLFNDKELLSAAYLSLEVAFLSATAAVFIGTWAAYVLVRKNTFKSIGLFIGLLNLPLVIPDVILGISLLLMIIELRNMFGVPEANGVFTIWLGHVTLCVAYVSVVVSSRIRELDRSLEEAALDLGAKPLTVFFKIILPLILPALISSWLLAFTLSLDDVVIASFMNGPGYTTLPVEIFSRVRLGLKPEVNALATILICVVGACVIIGNTLQNRIKR; encoded by the coding sequence ATGGCAAAGAAAAAATATTATGCTAGTCACCGTGATAATCGCTTTTTGAAATATTGTTTTCTTGGCTTTGGTTACTTCTTTTTGTATGTGCCGATTATCAGTTTGATTGTTTTCTCATTTAATGAATCCGCGATAGGTAGTACGTGGACGGGTTTTTCATTGAGATGGTATGAAAAATTATTCAATGATAAGGAATTGTTGTCTGCGGCTTATTTGTCACTCGAGGTGGCTTTTTTAAGTGCGACGGCTGCAGTTTTTATCGGTACTTGGGCCGCTTATGTATTGGTTAGAAAAAATACCTTTAAAAGTATCGGATTATTTATTGGTTTATTAAACTTACCTTTAGTTATTCCCGATGTTATTTTAGGTATTTCCTTACTCTTAATGATTATTGAGTTAAGAAATATGTTTGGTGTGCCTGAAGCGAACGGTGTCTTTACGATTTGGTTAGGACATGTGACATTATGTGTAGCCTATGTATCTGTCGTGGTTTCTTCTCGTATTAGAGAGTTAGACCGTTCTTTAGAAGAGGCTGCTTTAGATTTGGGTGCAAAACCATTAACGGTATTTTTTAAAATTATTCTACCGTTGATTTTACCTGCACTTATTTCTTCATGGTTATTAGCATTCACTTTATCATTGGATGATGTGGTGATTGCTTCGTTCATGAATGGGCCTGGTTACACCACCTTACCTGTAGAGATTTTTTCTCGTGTTAGATTGGGATTAAAGCCAGAAGTCAATGCTTTAGCAACGATATTAATTTGCGTGGTTGGGGCGTGTGTCATTATCGGAAACACCTTGCAAAATCGAATTAAACGTTAA
- a CDS encoding ABC transporter permease subunit, producing MRNFKFNRDILAILPPYLWLIICLFIPFIIVLKISFAESLFGIPPYGPLVQIHDHVLNISLHFEGFSMMLDDSMYLMAYLNSLKMALITTIICILIGYPMAYYIARSRPSIRNILMLAVILPFWTSLLLRVYAWVGILRNEGLLNKLLMSLGLIAQPLEIYRTDIAVYIGLIYTYLPFFILPLYTNLVKLDQRLLDAAYDLGAKPWRAFVSITLPLSMPGVIAGAMLVFIPVVGEYVIPELLGGSNTYMIGRVMMNQFFSDSNWPVAAAVAVVMILVLLIPLAIFQYNSLKTNRGTR from the coding sequence ATGAGAAACTTTAAATTTAATCGCGATATTTTAGCCATATTACCGCCATATCTATGGTTGATAATATGTCTATTTATTCCTTTTATTATCGTTTTGAAAATCAGTTTTGCCGAATCTTTATTCGGTATCCCACCTTATGGTCCTTTGGTTCAAATACATGATCATGTGTTGAATATTAGCCTGCATTTTGAAGGCTTTTCCATGATGCTGGATGATTCGATGTATCTGATGGCGTATTTGAATTCCTTGAAGATGGCATTGATAACGACCATTATCTGCATTTTGATCGGATACCCCATGGCGTATTACATTGCTCGTTCTCGTCCTAGTATTAGAAATATACTGATGTTGGCGGTTATTCTGCCATTTTGGACCTCTTTGTTGTTGCGAGTATATGCATGGGTGGGGATTTTAAGAAATGAAGGTTTGTTGAATAAATTACTGATGAGTTTGGGACTGATTGCACAGCCATTAGAAATTTATCGCACCGATATTGCCGTTTATATCGGATTGATTTATACCTATTTGCCTTTTTTCATCCTGCCACTATATACGAATTTAGTCAAATTGGATCAGCGTTTGTTAGATGCGGCCTATGATTTAGGGGCAAAACCTTGGCGTGCGTTTGTAAGCATTACCTTACCTTTGTCCATGCCAGGCGTGATTGCAGGTGCTATGTTAGTCTTTATTCCTGTCGTCGGTGAGTATGTTATCCCTGAATTATTAGGCGGTAGTAATACGTATATGATCGGTCGAGTGATGATGAATCAATTTTTTAGTGATTCTAACTGGCCTGTAGCGGCGGCTGTAGCGGTCGTGATGATTTTAGTGTTATTGATTCCTTTAGCGATATTCCAATACAACTCGCTAAAAACCAATAGGGGGACTCGATAA
- a CDS encoding ABC transporter ATP-binding protein: MNDISMSSQNEVTPDEFVKLVDVVKIFNDTVAVKSVNLAVERNEIFALLGSSGCGKSTLLRMLAGFETPTSGQIFLDGVDITEVPPYKRPVNMMFQSYALFPHMTVEANVAFGLKQEGVDKAEIHDRVYHALNLVQMGAYSRRKPHELSGGQQQRVAMARSLVKRPKLLLLDEPMSALDKQIRQQTQIELVRIIEQVGVTCIMVTHDQEEAMTMANRLAVMTDGQIIQCGTPQDIYTYPNSRFVASFIGKTNIFTGHIVVDEPDHVLIESDELMKPLYISHGISEPLGMEVYVSIRPEQIRVLRENPDDENNIGHGMVTHVAWMGSYTLYQVRLDSGKVVEACVPSLSLMEGDYPGVDDEVYLVWGPDSGTVLAK, translated from the coding sequence ATGAATGATATAAGCATGAGTTCACAAAATGAGGTCACCCCTGACGAGTTTGTGAAACTGGTTGATGTGGTAAAAATTTTTAACGATACCGTTGCCGTAAAATCGGTTAATTTGGCGGTGGAACGTAATGAAATTTTTGCTTTATTAGGTAGCTCAGGTTGTGGAAAATCTACTTTGCTAAGAATGCTAGCAGGTTTTGAGACACCTACATCAGGACAAATATTTTTAGATGGCGTAGATATTACCGAAGTACCTCCTTATAAACGTCCTGTCAACATGATGTTCCAGTCTTATGCTTTGTTTCCTCATATGACAGTGGAGGCGAATGTCGCCTTTGGTTTAAAACAAGAGGGCGTGGATAAGGCAGAAATTCATGATCGTGTTTATCATGCGTTAAATTTGGTACAAATGGGGGCTTATTCTAGACGTAAGCCTCATGAGTTATCGGGTGGCCAACAGCAGCGTGTTGCCATGGCAAGAAGTTTAGTAAAACGTCCTAAATTACTGCTTCTTGATGAGCCGATGTCAGCATTAGATAAACAAATCCGTCAACAAACACAGATTGAACTGGTCAGAATTATTGAACAAGTAGGCGTGACTTGTATTATGGTGACTCACGATCAGGAAGAAGCGATGACCATGGCGAATCGTTTGGCGGTGATGACAGATGGCCAAATTATCCAATGTGGTACCCCACAAGATATTTATACTTATCCCAATTCTCGTTTCGTGGCTAGCTTTATCGGTAAGACAAATATTTTTACGGGACATATTGTGGTGGATGAGCCTGACCACGTGTTGATTGAGTCAGATGAATTGATGAAGCCTTTGTACATTAGTCATGGTATTTCTGAACCCTTGGGCATGGAAGTGTATGTCTCTATTCGTCCCGAACAAATTCGCGTGTTAAGAGAAAATCCAGATGATGAAAATAATATTGGACATGGCATGGTGACTCACGTTGCTTGGATGGGAAGTTATACCTTGTATCAAGTAAGACTGGATTCAGGCAAAGTGGTAGAAGCATGTGTGCCAAGTTTAAGTTTGATGGAAGGCGACTATCCTGGGGTAGATGATGAAGTGTATCTTGTTTGGGGACCTGACAGTGGTACGGTGTTAGCAAAATGA
- a CDS encoding polyamine ABC transporter substrate-binding protein, whose translation MKKTLKLAVMAALSVTILGTVQAEDNVVNVYNWAEYTAPDTLPGFERETGIKISYDTYDSNDILQAKLLTGNSGYDVVVPSTHYAARQIQANLFQKLDKENMPNLKNLDPAIMAIVAQVDPGNEYLVPWGFGTNGLGYNVTKAKAILGEEADLANWDILFKPENAEKFKSCGISVLDEPAQVIPAVLHYIGKDPNSSNPDDIKAAFQVLKAIRPYIRQFSSSGYIDELASGDLCLVYGFNGDVMISADRAKKAKRDYVVDYYIPKGGAPVWFDTMAVPKDAPHPENAMKFINYMEDPKVHAAITNEMFYPNANATARQYIVPEIANNKQLYPDEEVAKTLFVIKPQPMNILRLETRLWSDLKAGKL comes from the coding sequence ATGAAAAAAACACTAAAACTTGCTGTGATGGCTGCATTAAGTGTTACCATCCTGGGGACAGTACAAGCAGAAGATAATGTGGTGAATGTTTATAACTGGGCGGAATATACAGCACCTGATACATTGCCAGGATTTGAGCGAGAAACAGGTATTAAGATTTCCTATGATACCTACGACTCAAATGATATTTTACAAGCCAAACTTTTAACGGGAAACTCTGGCTATGATGTGGTGGTGCCTTCCACACATTATGCAGCAAGACAAATCCAAGCTAACTTATTTCAAAAGTTAGATAAAGAAAATATGCCAAATTTAAAAAACCTAGATCCTGCTATTATGGCGATTGTGGCACAGGTTGACCCTGGTAATGAATATCTTGTGCCATGGGGATTTGGTACTAATGGTCTTGGTTATAATGTTACTAAGGCTAAAGCTATTTTAGGTGAAGAGGCTGATTTGGCTAACTGGGATATTTTGTTTAAGCCTGAGAATGCTGAGAAATTCAAATCATGCGGTATTTCTGTGTTAGATGAGCCTGCTCAAGTGATACCAGCAGTATTGCACTATATCGGAAAAGATCCGAACAGCAGCAATCCTGATGACATTAAAGCAGCCTTTCAGGTGTTAAAAGCCATTCGTCCATATATTCGCCAATTTAGTTCGTCAGGTTATATTGATGAATTAGCCTCTGGTGATTTGTGCTTGGTTTATGGCTTTAACGGCGATGTGATGATTTCAGCCGATCGTGCCAAAAAAGCAAAACGTGATTATGTAGTGGATTACTACATTCCAAAAGGTGGTGCACCAGTATGGTTTGATACGATGGCCGTTCCTAAAGACGCTCCTCATCCAGAAAATGCGATGAAATTTATTAACTACATGGAAGATCCAAAAGTTCACGCGGCGATCACGAATGAAATGTTTTATCCAAATGCTAATGCAACGGCACGTCAGTACATTGTTCCTGAAATTGCCAACAATAAACAGCTATATCCTGATGAGGAAGTTGCAAAAACATTATTTGTGATTAAACCACAACCGATGAATATTTTGCGTCTTGAGACAAGACTTTGGTCAGATCTAAAAGCTGGCAAACTATAG
- the radA gene encoding DNA repair protein RadA: MAKKKTQFVCQACGGVTNKWLGQCTHCHAWNTIEEVAVAVETSTQNRFSHLAKSSGIINLSTVTPQEVTRMKIGIAELDRALGGGIVPGGVTLIGGDPGIGKSTLLLQSLCYLSEQYATLYVTGEESAEQVALRAQRLELDTSHVRLMAEIQLETIEQVLETEHPKVVVIDSIQTLFSGELSAAPGSVSQVRECAARLTRIAKQHGISLIMIGHVTKDGALAGPRVLEHIVDTVLYFEGEGDSTYRLIRAIKNRFGAVNELGVFVMTEKGLKGINNPSAIFLSQYDHSIPGSCVMATQEGTRPLLVEIQALVDTTHVPNPRRLSIGLESSRLAMLLAVLNRHAGISTFDLDVFVNAVGGVRIQETAADLPILLAIISSMKNRPLPKGMIAFGEVGLSGEIRPSPRGQERLKEAAKLGFSIALVPKHNAPKQPIEGLEIRAVGRLEEVLSYL, from the coding sequence TTGGCTAAGAAAAAAACGCAATTTGTCTGTCAAGCATGTGGTGGCGTAACGAATAAATGGCTTGGTCAATGTACGCATTGTCATGCTTGGAATACGATTGAAGAGGTGGCCGTTGCAGTCGAAACAAGCACTCAGAACCGTTTTTCTCATTTAGCAAAAAGTTCGGGCATTATTAATTTATCAACGGTGACACCACAGGAAGTCACGCGTATGAAAATTGGTATTGCAGAGCTTGATCGTGCTTTGGGCGGAGGCATTGTACCAGGTGGGGTTACGCTAATAGGTGGCGATCCAGGAATCGGTAAATCGACTTTATTACTACAGTCTCTCTGTTATTTATCGGAACAATATGCCACTTTATATGTGACGGGCGAAGAGTCCGCTGAACAAGTTGCATTAAGGGCCCAACGTTTGGAATTGGATACCAGTCATGTTCGCCTGATGGCAGAAATTCAGTTGGAAACCATCGAACAGGTATTAGAAACCGAACATCCCAAAGTGGTGGTCATCGATTCGATTCAAACCTTGTTTTCAGGTGAATTGTCCGCAGCCCCCGGTTCTGTTTCTCAAGTCAGAGAATGTGCTGCACGTTTAACTCGGATTGCTAAACAACATGGCATTTCATTAATTATGATCGGCCATGTCACTAAAGATGGTGCTTTAGCAGGGCCTAGAGTATTAGAACATATTGTCGATACGGTGTTGTATTTTGAGGGAGAGGGAGATTCTACCTATCGTTTGATTCGTGCTATCAAAAATCGATTTGGTGCGGTCAATGAATTAGGGGTCTTTGTGATGACGGAAAAAGGACTAAAAGGCATTAATAACCCCTCCGCTATTTTTCTCTCACAATACGATCATTCTATTCCGGGATCATGTGTGATGGCGACTCAAGAAGGCACAAGACCGTTGCTGGTTGAAATTCAAGCCCTCGTGGATACCACCCATGTGCCTAATCCTCGACGTTTGAGTATTGGTCTAGAGTCTAGCCGACTAGCGATGTTATTGGCTGTATTAAATCGTCATGCGGGTATCAGTACCTTTGATTTAGATGTATTTGTTAATGCCGTAGGTGGGGTGCGTATTCAAGAAACCGCCGCGGATTTACCCATTTTATTGGCGATTATTTCTTCGATGAAAAATCGTCCTTTGCCCAAAGGTATGATAGCTTTTGGAGAAGTGGGCTTATCAGGTGAAATTCGTCCTTCACCCCGTGGGCAAGAACGTTTAAAAGAAGCGGCAAAACTAGGATTTTCTATTGCCTTGGTGCCTAAACATAATGCTCCCAAACAACCGATAGAGGGCTTGGAAATTAGGGCAGTAGGAAGATTAGAAGAAGTGTTAAGTTATCTTTAA
- the alr gene encoding alanine racemase → MPRPIKAQINLAAMKHNLSVFKQALPADKNVWAVVKANAYGHGIEQACQGFAEADGLAMLDIQEAKKCREYGWKKPILLLEGIFEPADLDRVQQYDLTISIHQTRQIEWIKQAVIHHPIRVAIKVNSGMNRLGFTHANLSQAYTEIKQLEQLGKVSSIGVITHFARADEKCLEHAKKQLSTFQEMIAGFDWDWISCCNSAASLQLPEAVSLGQWVRAGISLYGSNALAYDETDWLKVQAAMNLDAQIIAIQDVCSGQAIGYSGLFVTKRASRIAVIACGYADGYPRVIGKGANVRILKGGVAPIVGRVSMDMMTIDVTDLPQVKEGDWVRLWGQGGPSIDEVAQQAGTLGYELMCALAKRVPVEVITKE, encoded by the coding sequence ATGCCACGTCCGATTAAAGCTCAAATCAACCTTGCAGCTATGAAACATAATTTATCCGTATTCAAACAAGCATTGCCGGCAGATAAGAACGTATGGGCCGTTGTGAAAGCAAATGCGTATGGGCATGGTATTGAACAGGCTTGTCAAGGCTTTGCAGAAGCTGATGGATTGGCGATGTTGGATATTCAAGAAGCCAAAAAATGTCGAGAATATGGCTGGAAAAAGCCTATTTTATTATTAGAAGGTATTTTTGAACCAGCGGATTTAGATAGAGTGCAACAATATGATCTGACCATTAGCATTCATCAAACTCGTCAAATAGAATGGATAAAACAAGCTGTGATTCACCATCCTATTCGTGTGGCGATAAAAGTTAACTCAGGCATGAATCGATTGGGATTTACTCATGCTAATTTATCGCAAGCCTATACAGAAATTAAACAGCTTGAACAGTTAGGAAAAGTTTCAAGTATTGGTGTCATCACACATTTTGCTCGTGCAGATGAAAAATGTTTAGAGCATGCAAAAAAACAATTATCAACTTTTCAAGAAATGATTGCTGGCTTTGATTGGGACTGGATAAGCTGTTGCAATTCAGCGGCGAGTTTGCAACTGCCAGAGGCGGTTTCACTAGGACAATGGGTGCGTGCTGGTATTAGTTTGTATGGATCCAATGCCTTAGCCTATGATGAGACAGATTGGTTAAAGGTGCAAGCCGCCATGAATCTAGACGCTCAAATTATCGCCATTCAAGATGTCTGTAGTGGACAGGCAATCGGTTATAGTGGCCTTTTTGTAACAAAACGGGCTTCTCGTATTGCGGTGATAGCTTGTGGTTATGCCGATGGTTATCCAAGGGTGATTGGAAAGGGGGCTAACGTGCGTATATTAAAAGGTGGTGTTGCTCCGATTGTCGGTCGTGTGTCCATGGACATGATGACGATAGACGTTACTGATTTGCCTCAAGTAAAAGAGGGGGATTGGGTTAGATTATGGGGGCAAGGAGGTCCTAGTATTGATGAAGTGGCTCAACAAGCAGGTACATTAGGATATGAATTAATGTGTGCATTAGCAAAAAGAGTGCCAGTGGAAGTGATCACAAAGGAGTAA
- a CDS encoding squalene/phytoene synthase family protein — translation MTNFTDTRLPPYLKFPEFASIMYYAIRFAPETQQFLLTVLYTLNEEISEVRQVSDPNLAKVKLQWWRHEIEKLYEKKAEHPVVQALYPYLSVLPKEHLEKIIDLYEMDLNQNRYQDFTELGEYLGLYGQSYFICLAYVSGLLHHASSHADHLLIASIGEAALLTEKLHKMGQDIAKGYIYLPIDMLKEKQLKPAQLLHYEQSPEIQAICETLATTLKNTLTTGIKELKKFPKDKRCFIRYIARASLFTLKKLEQDHWQVLKHQVTLSPMKLLWMAWKNSHF, via the coding sequence ATGACAAACTTTACTGACACTCGTTTACCACCCTATCTTAAATTCCCAGAATTTGCTTCCATTATGTATTATGCCATTCGTTTTGCACCGGAAACGCAACAATTCTTACTGACTGTTTTATACACACTAAATGAGGAAATCAGCGAAGTACGTCAAGTTTCTGACCCTAATTTGGCCAAGGTCAAATTACAATGGTGGCGACACGAAATTGAAAAGTTATACGAAAAAAAAGCAGAACACCCCGTTGTACAAGCCTTATATCCTTATCTCTCTGTCTTACCCAAAGAACATTTGGAAAAAATCATTGATTTATATGAAATGGATTTAAACCAAAATCGATATCAAGATTTCACCGAGCTTGGGGAATATTTAGGGCTGTATGGACAAAGTTATTTTATTTGTTTGGCCTATGTTTCAGGCCTACTTCATCACGCTAGTTCTCATGCTGATCACTTACTGATCGCATCCATAGGAGAAGCTGCTTTACTTACCGAAAAGTTGCATAAAATGGGACAAGATATTGCTAAAGGATATATTTATTTGCCCATTGACATGCTTAAAGAAAAACAACTCAAACCCGCCCAATTACTTCATTACGAGCAATCACCTGAAATTCAGGCTATCTGCGAAACACTCGCTACCACGCTTAAAAACACCTTGACAACAGGTATTAAAGAACTAAAAAAATTCCCAAAAGATAAGCGTTGTTTTATTCGATATATCGCACGGGCTAGTTTATTTACTTTGAAAAAATTAGAACAAGACCATTGGCAAGTGCTTAAACATCAAGTCACACTTTCTCCCATGAAACTACTTTGGATGGCTTGGAAAAATAGCCATTTTTAA